The Parafrankia irregularis nucleotide sequence CGGCGCCGGCACGGTGGGAAGCGCGGCCAGCGCGGCGGCACCCGAAGCCCCGGCCCTGCCCAGCGCGGTCGCGACCGGCGCCGCGGCATCGGATTTGCCCGACGGGGACTGTGACATCGCGTACCAGAGCAGCAGGAGGAGCACCCCCGCCGCGGCGGTGATCGGCAGCCAGAGCGTGCTGTTCGGCCGGGAGCCGTTGCGCAGCGCACCGGAGCGAGCCCGCACCCGGCCCGCGGCCGACCTCGCCGAGCCCGCGGCCGACCTCGCCGAACCGACACCAGATCTCGCTGATCCGACACCAGGTCTCGCTGATCCGCCGGTCGACCTCGCCGAACCGGCGCCGGGCCGGCCGTTGCCTCGCCGACGCCCGGCAGGGCTCCCGAACGCCACGGCTAGCGCCCCGTCCGCCGACGGGCCGGCGGTTCGGCCGCGAGCTGGCCGCACGCGGCGGCGATCTCCCGGCCGCGGGTGTCGCGCACTGTCGCCGTGACGCCGCGGGCTCGCAGTCGATCCACGAAGACCCGCTGGCCGCGGGGGGCGCTCGCCTGCCAGGACGAGCCGTCCGTCGGGTTGAGCGGGATCAGGTTCACATGTGCCAGCTGGCCGGCGAGCAGGGCGCCGAGGGCGTCCGCCCGCTCGGGAGAGTCGTTGACGCCGTCGATCAGCGCGTATTCGATGCTCACCCGCCGGCCGGTGATGCGGGCGTAGTCCCAGGCAGCCTCGAGGACCTCGGCCACGGGCCACCGCGTGTTGATCGGAACGAGCTCGTTGCGCAGCTCGTCGTCCGGCGCGTGCAGCGAGAGCGCGAGCGTCACCGGAAGCCCCTCACCGGCCAGCCGACGGATCCCCGGCACCAGGCCCACCGTGCTCACCGTCAGGCTCCGCGCCGAGAGACCGAGACCGTCCGGCGTGGGCTCGACGAGCCGCCGCAGCGCGGCGAGCAGCGCGTTGTAGTTCGCCAACGGCTCACCCATGCCCATGAACACCACGTTCGACAACCTGCCGGGCCCACCGGGCAGGTCGCCCCGAGTCATCGTGCGAGCCGCATCCACCACCTGTTCGACGATCTCGGCCGTCGAGAGGTTGCGGGTGAGACCACCCTGGCCCGTCGCGCAGAAGGGACAGGCCATACCGCAGCCCGCCTGGCTCGAGACACAGACGGTTGTCCGCTGCGGGTACCGCATCAGCACGGACTCGATCTTGGCGCCGTCAACCGTGCGCCAGACGGTCTTGCGGGTCTGGCCACCGTCACAGTCCGCCGTGGTGGCGGCGGTGAGCAGCCGCGGCAGCAGCGAGTCGACGAGCGTCGCCCGGACCTGCGCGGGCAGGTCGGTCATCGCGGCGGCGTCCTCGGCCCGCAGATGTCGGGCGAAGTAGTGCCGGGCGAGCTGGTCGGCCCGGAAGGCCGGCAGGCCGAGCGACTCGGCCACGGCACGCCGTTCGTCGCGGGAGAGGTCCGCGAGGTGACGCGGCGGGCGAGACCGCACTGCCACCAGTGGCAGGAGGTCTCCGGAATCGGCGGTCGTGGCAGTCATCGCCTGTCCAGTCTGCCAGGCAGTCCGGCGAGACGGCGCCCCGGTGATCCACGAGGCCCGTTCGCCGCCCCGGGTCTGCGCCGGTCAGAACGCGCCCGCGGCCCCGCGGAGCCTCGCCCGGTCAGTCAAGGTCGGCTCAGGTCGGACCGGTCGGCCCAGGTCGGACCGGTCAGCCGAGGAACGCGGTGATGAGCAGCCAGGCCACCGGGGCCGTGCACAGCAGGGAGTCGAGGCGGTCCATGATCCCGCCGTGGCCGGGCAGCAGACTGCCCATGTCCTTGATGCCGATGTCCCGCTTGAGCAGCGATTCGCCCAGGTCACCCACAGTCGCGGAACAGGCGGTGGCCACCCCGAGCAGCGCTCCCTGCCAGATCTCACCGTCCAGCGGCCAGGTCATCAGGACGGCGCCGACGATGACGCAGCCGACGATCGACCCGGCGAAGCCCTCCCACGACTTGCCGGGCGAAACCGACGGAGCCAGCTTGTGGCGTCCGCCCGAGAGCACACCCGCCGTGTAGCCGCCGATGTCGCTGGCGACCACCGTGCCGAGGAACGCGATGGTGCGCCAGTGGCCGTCCGGCGCGGAGGTCAGCAGGGTCGCGAAGCCGGCCGGAAAACCGACGTACGCGGCGGTGAAGGCGCAGGCGGCGAAGTCCCGCAACCGTGCCGCGCTGTTCGCCGTCGTGGGATCACGCACGCCACGGACGGCGACGGCGGCGAGGATGGTGCCCGCCAGGGCCAGCACGAGTCCGTTCGTCCCGGCGCCGTACGCCGCGACAGGCATCGCGACGGCACCCGCCGCCAGTGGGACCAGCGGGACCGTCATCCCCGCGACATGCAGCGCACGGACGACCTCGTAGGTCCCGATCGCCACCGCGGCGCTGACCACGCCCACCCAGATCGGGTAGAAGGTGAACAGCGGGACGAGGATCACCGCGCCGAGGACGATCCCCACCGCGATCGCGGCGGGCAGGTCACGGCCGGCCCTGATCACCCGCCGGCCGCTCTTCGCGGTGTTCGCCGCGGGCAGGCCGGCCGCGGCCGGCTGCTGGTCGCCTTCCAACGGCGGCTGGGCTGCCGGCCCGCGGCCCGCCGCATCACCGCCACCGCCGGTACCTGGCCCGACGACCGGGGCGGACGCGAGATCAGCGTCACCGGCCGGCGGTCGGGTGACCCGCTCCGAACCGGCGGCGCCGTTCGAACGACCGATGCCGTTCGAGGCATGGCCGCCCGGAGCAGGCCCGTCCGCCGGGACGAAGCCGTGCTGCTCCGTTCGGAGACCGTCCCGTCCCGGGTCGTCAGGCGTGTCGGCGCGGTCAGTCACAGCCGTGTCCTCGGGCGGCATTCCCAGGGCCGGGATACTCACCGCTCCGCCCATCCCATCCGTTCCTACCGACACGCCCGGCACGCCACCCCTGGATGGTCCGAGGTGGCGGATGGGCACGGTGCCGCATATGGCTGAACGCTGCTCGGGGGTCAGACCGAGAGCAGGTCCGACTCCTTGACGCGGAGAAGTTCATCGACCTGGGCGACGTACCGGTGGGTCGCCTCGTCGAGATCCTTCTCGCCACGCCGGCCCTCGTCCTCGCCGGCGTCACCGTCACGGACGATACGGTCGATGGCGTCCTTGGCGTGGCGCCGGATGTTGCGGATGCTGACCCGGGCTTCCTCGGCCTTGGTACGGGCCACCTTCACCAGCTCACGGCGGCGCTGCTCGGAGAGCTCCGGAAAGACGCAGCGGATGATCGCACCGTCGTTGCTCGGGTTCACCCCGAGGTCCGAGTCCCGGACGGCCTTCTCCACCGCACCCAGCGACGACTTGTCGTAGGGGGTGATGATGACCATGCGCGGCTCGGGGATGTGGAACGAGGCGAGCTGCTGGACAGGGGTCGGCGCACCGTAGTAGTCAACGAGGACCTTCCCGAAGACCGCCGGCGTGATGCGGCCGGTCCGGATGTTCCCGAAGTCCTCCTTGGCGACCGAGACCGCCTTGTCCATCTTCTCCTCGGCCTCGAGGAGCGTGTCGTCGATCACCGCGTACCTTCCGTTCCGTACGTTTCGACACCGACCAACGTGCCGATCTTCTCACCCCGGACAGCCCGGGAGATGTTCCCCTCGGTGAGGAGATCGAAGACGACGATCGGCAGGTCGTTGTCCATGCACAGGCTGATCGCGGTCGCGTCCATCACTTTCAGGCCGCGCGCGAGAACCTCACCGTAAGTGAGGGTGTCGAACCGAACGGCGGCGGGATTCGTCGCAGGGTCGGAGTCGTAGACCCCGTCGACCTTCGTCGCCTTGAGTACCGCCTGGGCCTTGACCTCCAGCGCCCGCTGGGCGGCCGTGGTGTCAGTCGAGAAGAAAGGCGCCCCCAGACCCGCACCGAAGATCACCACCCGGCCCTTCTCCAGATGGCGGATCGCCCGCAGCGGAAGGTAGGGCTCGGCGACCTGGCCCATGGCGATGGCCGTCTGCACCCGCGTCACGATGCCTTCCCGCTCGAGGACGTCCTGCAGCGCGAGGCAGTTGATCACCGTTCCGAGCATGCCCATGTAGTCGGCCCGGGCGCGGTCCATCCCACGCTCGGCCAGGGCCTGCCCGCGGAACATGTTTCCCGCGCCGACGACGATGGCGACCTCGATACCCGACCGGCTCACCCCGGCGATCTGGCGTGCGATCGTCGAAAGGGTGACGGGGTCGATCCCCAGCGGCTCCCCGCCGGCGAACGCCTCACCGGAAAGTTTCAGCAGCACCCGGGTCCATCGCGGCTGGGTGTCAGTGCGGTCTCCAGAGTCGACTGCACCCACGGCGTTGTAGGCGTCATCGGTCACGGGGAGGCTCCTTCGCCGTTAGCCGGGATCATCGGCCTGGGACGTTCATGCTGACTGCAGTCTGCCGCACGACTCAGGCACGGCTGCCCGTGGGGCCGCGTGGCGCGTCGACGAGCGCGAACTGTGGCCGGCCGGATCGGGCCGGTGCGGATCGCGCCGCCAGACGTCACCTTGTGCCGTGTGATGCCCGCGAACGCGAGGGGCCGCAGGGGCGAAGGACCGCAAACCGACGTCGGCCGGACATCCGCAGAGGGTTCATCCCCTGCCAGATGCCCGGCCGTCTCTCCCCACCGGCGTGGCGAGCGCCTACTCAGGCCTGCCGCACGTTGAACCGCGCGAACCGGCCCACCTCGATCTTCTCACCGAGTGAGGAGCCCGCCTGCTCCAGCAGGGCACGGATGGTGATCTTGCCATCCTTCACCCAGGGCTGGTCGAGCAGCACCGCGCTCTTGATGTATCCGTTGACCTTGCCCTCGACGATCTTCGGGATGGCGTTCTCGTTCTTGCCCTCTTCGCGGGCCGCCGCCTCGTAGATCTTCCGCTCGGATTCCAGCACCTCGTTCGGGATCTGCTCCGCGGTCACGTACAGCGGATCGGCCGCCGCGATGTGCTGAGCGAGGTCACGCGCGAGTTGCTTGAAGTCCTCCGTCTTGGCGACGAAGTCGGTCTCGCAGCGAAGCTCCACGAGGACGCCCAGCGTCGGCGGAAGCTGCGGGTCGGTGCGGTGGAGGTAGGACTCGACAAGCCCGTTCACCGTGCTGCGGCCCGCGCGCTTGGCGACGCCCGCAAGACCCTTCTCCCGCAGCCAGGACTTGGCCTTCTCGAAGTCGCCGTCGTGATCGACAAGCGCCTTCTTGACGTCGCTCATCCCGGCGCCGGTGAGTTCCCGGAGCTTGCGGATGTCGGCGGCTGTGATGTCTGCCATGGTGCTCTTCTCGTCAGTTCCGATTGCTGGCGATGGTCAGCGTTGCTGGAAGTCTCGACGTCGGGACTACGCGACGCCGCCGCACGGGCGCCACCCACTCCGACCGCCGCCGCCAGCGGCGGTCGACGGCCTCCCGGACGGACGCCTACCCCGCCGCCCGGCTGCCGGGCGGCGGGGCTGGAGCAACGTCTCACGGCGGTGCGCAGACCGCCGGGAGACGTCGCGAGGTCGGGTCTGGCTTTGTCAGACGGCGGTGCCGACCGCATCCGGCTGGGGCTGCTCCTGCTGCTCCTCCTGCTGGCCTTCGGCGGCCGTGGGCTCACTCGCCGCGGCAGCGGCCGCAGCCGGCTCGGCCGCAGCGGGCTCACCCGCGGCGGGAGCGGCGTCGCCGCGCAGCAGCGCCTGCTCCCACTCGGCCAGCGGCTCCTCACCCGTGGACTGCTCGGGCTTCGCCTCGGCGTTGCTCGACGCGCCGGCGCGTGACATCAGGCCCTCGGCCACCGCGTCCGCGACGACCCGGGTGAGCAGGGCAGCGCTGCGGATCGCGTCGTCGTTGCCCGGAATCGGGTAGTCGACCTCGTCCGGGTCGCAGTTGGTGTCCAGGATCGCCACGACCGGGATACCCAGCTTGCGGGCCTCACCGACGGCGATGTGCTCCTTCTTCGTGTCAACGACCCAGACCGCACTCGGCACCCGGCTCATGTCACGGATACCGCCGAGGGTGCGCTCGAGCTTCGCCTTCTCCCGGGTCAGCACGAGCTGTTCCTTCTTCGTGCGGACCTCGGTGCCACCGGTCAGCTCGATCTCCTCGAGCTCCTTGAGCCGCTGGAGACGCTTGTAGACCGTGGAGAAGTTCGTCAGCATGCCGCCCAGCCAACGCTCCTTGACGAAGGGCATGCCGACCCGCAGGGCCTGCTCCTCGATCGCCTCCTGCGCCTGCTTCTTCGTCCCGATGAACAGGACGGTCCCACCGTGGGCGACCGTCTCCTTGACGAAGTCGTAGGCCCGGTCGATGTAGGACAGGGTCTGCTGGAGGTCGATGATGTAGATGCCGTTGCGCTCGGTGAAGATGTAGCGCTTCATCTTCGGGTTCCAGCGCTTCGTCTGGTGCCCGAAGTGGACGCCGCTCTCCAGGAGCTGCTTCATGGTGACGACGGCCATGACTGGCGTCGCTCCCTTCTCGCCCGGCACGTTGACCGGGACGCCTCGGTTGTGACGGCCCCGGCGAGAGCCGGAGACCCCTGACGCCCGAATGGCCGTGGCCGCCGCGAGGCGGCGGACCGAGGAGGCCCTCCCGGTCGTTACCGGGAGCAGGCGTGCGAACTGAGCCCACCGAAATGGTCGGAGACCGGCTGCTGCCGGCCGCCGACCACCACCGATGGCCCACGGCGCCACAGGCGGCCCAGCCGGACGGCCGGGACACCAACAACGCCGAGGCGACCTCGGCAGATGGACTCCCGCCAATGATACCCGGCCTCCGTGACCGCTCCCTGACCGAGGCCCGGGGGTCGCCCGCCCGGAGGGACGCCTGCGGCGCTGCTGGTCGGACGGCTCGCCAGCCCCGGCAGCCCCGCTGCCGAACCCGGAGCTCGGCGCGGCGCTCCGGATCGGCGGCCCCTGCCGGGCGAAGCCGAAGAGGTCACACAGAGACTCGGCGCAACCCCTTTCGTTTTCGTTTATCCACAACAGGCTTCATTAGCCTCCGTTTGATGGCGGCTTCATGCACCCTTGTGTTGCTGGCCAAACCGGGCGCCCCCGCCGGCCAGCAGAGCGGCGGTCGGAACCGACCCGAGGGCCCGACCGCCGCTCATCTGTCAGGGCGGCTCCGCCGCAACGACAGTTCGTCGTGTCTGCCGATCCGGAGGCGAACCGCTGTGTCCCACCCACCGCGCCTCGACCCGGCCGTGCTGATCATCCCGCTGCTCGCGCTGATGATCGCTCTCGTCTGCCCAGGGCGGGTGCCGATCCGGGCATCTGTCAGCGCCCCGGCCCCGAGCCAGCCGGCAGCAACCGCGCCGGGGCGATCCGAGTCGGCAGGCGACGCCAACGGGTGGACCTGGCCACTGCCAGGCCCCGTCACGGTGGCGCGGGCGTTTCAGGCACCTGAGCACCCTTTCGGCCCAGGGCACCGTGGGGTCGACCTGAGTTCCCCGCCGGGTAGCCCGGTCGCAGCCGCCCGCTCCGGGGTCGTCGGCTTCGCGGGCTGGGTCGGCGACCGGTGGGTCGTCACCGTCGTGCACGGCTCGCTGCGCACCACCTACGAACCTGTACGTCTGCTCGTACACGAAGGTGACCAGGTCGCCAGGGGAGAGCAGATCGGGCTCCTCGAAGCCGGGCATTCCGGCTGCCCGACCGCGGCCTGCCTGCACTGGGGGCTTCTACGCGGGGCGGAGTACCTCAACCCGCTCACCTTCTTCCACCGGATCCGCCCCCGGCTGCTCCCACTGCTCGGATAGCCCCGGCAAATGTTCGGCGGAATGGCGCCGGCTCCGGTCAGGAACATGCAAACTGCCCCAGCCCGACTGGAGGTCGTACCGGTCATCCCGGAGCGAATCTTGTGAGGGCACGGTGAATCTGGCTGCGCATGGTGTCGCTGCCCGTGTGGCCGGCATCGGCGACGGCGACGAGTTCCGCGTCGGGCCAGGCGCCAGCGAGCTCCCACGCGGTCTGGAAGGTGCTGCCCAGGTCATGGCGACCGTGGATCAACACCCCGGGTATTCCTGCCAGACGCCCTGCATTACGCAGCAGGACGCCCTCCTCCAGCCAGGCACCGTGGGCGAAGTAGTGCGCGCAGATCCGGACGAACGCGAGGCGGGCTGCCAGCGGACGACTGCTGTAGGCGTTCCGCCGTCCGTTCGGCTCCAGGGAGATGACCGCGTCCTCCCAGGCACACCACGCCTCGGCCGCCCGGGCCCGCACCTGCGGGTCGGGATCTTCCATCAGGCACGCGTAGGCCTTGACCAGATCACCCTCACCGCCGGCCCCGGACGTGGCGGAACGGAACCGCTCCCACTCCTGCGGGAAGAACCTCGCCACCCCGCGGTACAGCCAGTCGATCTCCGCACGCCGCGTCATGGCGACTCCGGGGATGACGATCTCCGAGACCCGGCCCGGATGCCGCTCGGCGTAGGCGAGCGCCAGCGTCGACCCCCACGAACCTCCGAAGAGCAGCCACTTCTCGACATGGAGGTGCTCACGGAGCACCTCCATGTCAGCCAGCAGGTGCGCCGTGGTGTTAAAACGCATATCGGTGGCCGGATCACTCGCGTGCGGGATGCTACGTCCACAGCCACGCTGATCGAAGAGCACCACTCGGAATCGGTCGAGGTGAGGAAACCGACGGGCGCCTACCGAGCAACCCGATCCGGGCCCACCGTGAACGACGAGCGCAGGCTTCCCCTGCGGGTTACCGCAGACCTCCCAGTAGACGAAGTTGCCGTCACCGACCGGGATCATGCCTTTCTCGTGTGGTTCAACCGGAGAGCTGGTTTCCATACCTTTTCACCCCTAGCGCGAAGGCCGTCAGTTCAATTGACTTTTGGGCGCCACCAGGTCGCTGGATGTGATGATATCGATGCCGATAGGAATCTTTCGCGCTCGGCGATCTGGCCGACGGCATCCACACGGCCGCCGAGCTCGTCCGCTGACTGATCGAGCGGCTCCGCAGCCTGCCGGCTACTCGACGGCCAGCTTCGAGCCGCTGCCGGGCAGGACCCCGAGAGCCCCAGCCGCCAGGCAGCCGTTCACGATCTGGGTGCAGCCCTGCTACCACCCGCCTGAGAGGATGATCTTCCCAGCGCCGTCAGCCGGTAGCCCGCCGGGGTCGCCTCGACCAGACCCTCCACGGCCAGCGGCCCGAGCAGTGCCAGCACCGTTCCGGGAGGACAGTCGACCCGGCGGGCAAGTGCCGCCACTCCGATGGCCGAACGGGCTGGCATCACGTCCAGCAGCTGCAGGACGAGGTCCGCGAGGCCGTCACGGGCTCGCGTCGGGCCGCTCGGTCGGGGCGCCAGCTCACCGATCTCGCCGATCTCCTCACAGACCTCGCCCGCGCACGTGACCAGCGCCGTCTCCTCCCGCTGATCGCGCAGCAACCGGTGGCAGCCAGCACTCATCGCGCTGGTGACCGGCCCTGGGACCGCCATCACGGTGCGACCGAGGCGGCGGGCATGACGGACCGTGTTCAGCGCCCCGCTGCGCACACCAGCCTCCACGAGTACCGTGCCCGCACCAAGCGCCGCGATGATCCTGTTCCGGGTCAGGAAGCGGCGCCGGTAGGGCGGGCTCCCCGGGGGAGTCTCGCTGAGTACCAGACCGGAGGCCGCGATTTCGTCAAGCAGGTCGGCGTGGGCCGCTGGGTAGGGCACGTCGACGCCGCCCGCCAGGACCGCGATCGTCGATCCCCCGGCGGCGAGCGCACCGCGATGGGCGGCCGCGTCGACGCCGAACGCAGCTCCGGACACGATGGTCCAGCCGCGTTCAGCCAGCCCGAAGCCGAGTTCCTGGGCCTGGTGAAGGCCGTAGTCCGTGGCCGCGCGACAGCCGACGACCGCCACCGCCCGCCGAGTGATGTCGGCGAGGCCAGCCGTTCCCCGAGCCCAGAGCACGAGGGGCATCCCGTCGTCGCCACTCCTGTCGCCGCCGATCCGGTCGAGGACGTCGAGCCCGGCCGGCCAGTCCGGGTCGCCCGGGCACAGTGGGCGAGCTCCGACCCGCTCCGCGGCCTCGATGTCCTGCCGCGGATCAACACCAGGATGCTGCGCCCTGAGCCGCTCCCACAGGGCCACCTCGCCGACCGCCTGCAACTGCTCGCGCAGTGACGCCCGGGCCGGAGCGGCGATCCGGCTGAGGCCGACGCGCGCAAGTCGACGTGCGTCGACTTCGCCGCCTACCACCGGCGCCACCGGAGACGGTCCTGACAGGTGATCCGATGGCCTGCTCATGCCGACCACCCCGGCAGCCGCAGATCGAGGGCGAGGCCGACCTCGGCGGCGCCGGGCCGTTCAACCTCCGCCAGGTCCGCGATCGTCCAGGCGACGCGGAACACCCGGTCCAGCCCACGTGCCGTGAGCAGCCCGCGATCGAACGCACGGTCCGCGAGGCGGGTCGCCTCCGGGAGCAACGGCCACCGATGTCGCCAGGCGGGCCCGGGCACGTCGGAGTTACGGCGCCACGGCGTGCCGGCGAACCTCTTCTCCATCGCGGAACGTGCGCGTGCCACTCTCTCCGCGATCGTCCTGGAGGAGGTCGCGTGCCCTCGGTCCGCTTTCAGCTCCGCCCGGCTCGGCGAGTTCAGCTGGACCTGAATGTCGATCCGGTCCAGCAGTGGTCCTGACAACCGCGCCAGGTAACGCCGTCGAACCGTGCTCGGGCAGTCGCAACGGGCGTCCCGCGGGCCCCGGGCACGCGAGCAGGGGCACGGGTTCGCGGCCAGGACCAGCAGGAAGCGGGCCGGGAAGCGGGTGGTGGCCCGGGCTCTCGCGACCTCGATCAGGCCGCTCTCCAACGGTTGGCGCAGAGCATCGAGACTGCTACGCCCGAATTCCGGGCTTTCATCGAGAAAGAGCACCCCGTGGTGGGCCTGGCTGGCGAGACCCGGGCGGATGGCCGGGGAGCCGGAGCCGATGAGCGCGGCGGGGGTGGCTGAGTGATGCGGGTTCCGAAACGGCGGCCGGGTGACGAGCGGCCGGCCGACCGGTAGGACGCCGGCCACCGAATGCACGGCCGTGACCTCCAGCGCTGCCCTGAAGTCCAGCGCGGGCAACAGGCCTGGCAGCCGCTCCGCCAGCATCGACTTGCCGGAGCCGGGCGGCCCCAGCATGAACAGGTGATGCCCACCCGCGGCGGCCACCTCCACTGCCAGCCGCCCACGGACCTGCCCAGCGACGTCCGCCAGATCGGGCATCATCTGCCCTGGATCGGCCGGCTCCCCCGGATCGACCGGCTGCGCGGAGCCTGCCGGGAGGAGCACAGCCGTCGGCCGGCCACGCAGCAGCGCCAACACACCTGCGAGGTCGTGCATGGGCTCGATGACGGCATCGGGAACCAGCGCGGCCTCCGCGGCGTTCGCGACGGGCACAACAATCCGCTCCAAGCCTGCCTCGACGGCGGCCAGAACGGCGGGGAGTACGCCTCGCACCG carries:
- a CDS encoding translation elongation factor Ts, whose translation is MADITAADIRKLRELTGAGMSDVKKALVDHDGDFEKAKSWLREKGLAGVAKRAGRSTVNGLVESYLHRTDPQLPPTLGVLVELRCETDFVAKTEDFKQLARDLAQHIAAADPLYVTAEQIPNEVLESERKIYEAAAREEGKNENAIPKIVEGKVNGYIKSAVLLDQPWVKDGKITIRALLEQAGSSLGEKIEVGRFARFNVRQA
- the rlmN gene encoding 23S rRNA (adenine(2503)-C(2))-methyltransferase RlmN, with the protein product MTATTADSGDLLPLVAVRSRPPRHLADLSRDERRAVAESLGLPAFRADQLARHYFARHLRAEDAAAMTDLPAQVRATLVDSLLPRLLTAATTADCDGGQTRKTVWRTVDGAKIESVLMRYPQRTTVCVSSQAGCGMACPFCATGQGGLTRNLSTAEIVEQVVDAARTMTRGDLPGGPGRLSNVVFMGMGEPLANYNALLAALRRLVEPTPDGLGLSARSLTVSTVGLVPGIRRLAGEGLPVTLALSLHAPDDELRNELVPINTRWPVAEVLEAAWDYARITGRRVSIEYALIDGVNDSPERADALGALLAGQLAHVNLIPLNPTDGSSWQASAPRGQRVFVDRLRARGVTATVRDTRGREIAAACGQLAAEPPARRRTGR
- a CDS encoding M23 family metallopeptidase, encoding MSHPPRLDPAVLIIPLLALMIALVCPGRVPIRASVSAPAPSQPAATAPGRSESAGDANGWTWPLPGPVTVARAFQAPEHPFGPGHRGVDLSSPPGSPVAAARSGVVGFAGWVGDRWVVTVVHGSLRTTYEPVRLLVHEGDQVARGEQIGLLEAGHSGCPTAACLHWGLLRGAEYLNPLTFFHRIRPRLLPLLG
- a CDS encoding phosphatidate cytidylyltransferase gives rise to the protein MGGAVSIPALGMPPEDTAVTDRADTPDDPGRDGLRTEQHGFVPADGPAPGGHASNGIGRSNGAAGSERVTRPPAGDADLASAPVVGPGTGGGGDAAGRGPAAQPPLEGDQQPAAAGLPAANTAKSGRRVIRAGRDLPAAIAVGIVLGAVILVPLFTFYPIWVGVVSAAVAIGTYEVVRALHVAGMTVPLVPLAAGAVAMPVAAYGAGTNGLVLALAGTILAAVAVRGVRDPTTANSAARLRDFAACAFTAAYVGFPAGFATLLTSAPDGHWRTIAFLGTVVASDIGGYTAGVLSGGRHKLAPSVSPGKSWEGFAGSIVGCVIVGAVLMTWPLDGEIWQGALLGVATACSATVGDLGESLLKRDIGIKDMGSLLPGHGGIMDRLDSLLCTAPVAWLLITAFLG
- the rpsB gene encoding 30S ribosomal protein S2 → MAVVTMKQLLESGVHFGHQTKRWNPKMKRYIFTERNGIYIIDLQQTLSYIDRAYDFVKETVAHGGTVLFIGTKKQAQEAIEEQALRVGMPFVKERWLGGMLTNFSTVYKRLQRLKELEEIELTGGTEVRTKKEQLVLTREKAKLERTLGGIRDMSRVPSAVWVVDTKKEHIAVGEARKLGIPVVAILDTNCDPDEVDYPIPGNDDAIRSAALLTRVVADAVAEGLMSRAGASSNAEAKPEQSTGEEPLAEWEQALLRGDAAPAAGEPAAAEPAAAAAAASEPTAAEGQQEEQQEQPQPDAVGTAV
- the frr gene encoding ribosome recycling factor, which translates into the protein MIDDTLLEAEEKMDKAVSVAKEDFGNIRTGRITPAVFGKVLVDYYGAPTPVQQLASFHIPEPRMVIITPYDKSSLGAVEKAVRDSDLGVNPSNDGAIIRCVFPELSEQRRRELVKVARTKAEEARVSIRNIRRHAKDAIDRIVRDGDAGEDEGRRGEKDLDEATHRYVAQVDELLRVKESDLLSV
- the pyrH gene encoding UMP kinase, which codes for MTDDAYNAVGAVDSGDRTDTQPRWTRVLLKLSGEAFAGGEPLGIDPVTLSTIARQIAGVSRSGIEVAIVVGAGNMFRGQALAERGMDRARADYMGMLGTVINCLALQDVLEREGIVTRVQTAIAMGQVAEPYLPLRAIRHLEKGRVVIFGAGLGAPFFSTDTTAAQRALEVKAQAVLKATKVDGVYDSDPATNPAAVRFDTLTYGEVLARGLKVMDATAISLCMDNDLPIVVFDLLTEGNISRAVRGEKIGTLVGVETYGTEGTR
- the dprA gene encoding DNA-processing protein DprA, whose product is MSRPSDHLSGPSPVAPVVGGEVDARRLARVGLSRIAAPARASLREQLQAVGEVALWERLRAQHPGVDPRQDIEAAERVGARPLCPGDPDWPAGLDVLDRIGGDRSGDDGMPLVLWARGTAGLADITRRAVAVVGCRAATDYGLHQAQELGFGLAERGWTIVSGAAFGVDAAAHRGALAAGGSTIAVLAGGVDVPYPAAHADLLDEIAASGLVLSETPPGSPPYRRRFLTRNRIIAALGAGTVLVEAGVRSGALNTVRHARRLGRTVMAVPGPVTSAMSAGCHRLLRDQREETALVTCAGEVCEEIGEIGELAPRPSGPTRARDGLADLVLQLLDVMPARSAIGVAALARRVDCPPGTVLALLGPLAVEGLVEATPAGYRLTALGRSSSQAGGSRAAPRS
- the pip gene encoding prolyl aminopeptidase, with the protein product METSSPVEPHEKGMIPVGDGNFVYWEVCGNPQGKPALVVHGGPGSGCSVGARRFPHLDRFRVVLFDQRGCGRSIPHASDPATDMRFNTTAHLLADMEVLREHLHVEKWLLFGGSWGSTLALAYAERHPGRVSEIVIPGVAMTRRAEIDWLYRGVARFFPQEWERFRSATSGAGGEGDLVKAYACLMEDPDPQVRARAAEAWCAWEDAVISLEPNGRRNAYSSRPLAARLAFVRICAHYFAHGAWLEEGVLLRNAGRLAGIPGVLIHGRHDLGSTFQTAWELAGAWPDAELVAVADAGHTGSDTMRSQIHRALTRFAPG
- a CDS encoding YifB family Mg chelatase-like AAA ATPase, yielding MALARSLAVAVVGIEGRLVEVEADLGRGLPGFTLIGLPDAALHEARDRVRAAVVNSRERWPDHKITVGLFPATLPKSGSGFDLAMAAAILGAAGAVPSGALASRILIGELALDGRLRPVRGVLPAVLAAVEAGLERIVVPVANAAEAALVPDAVIEPMHDLAGVLALLRGRPTAVLLPAGSAQPVDPGEPADPGQMMPDLADVAGQVRGRLAVEVAAAGGHHLFMLGPPGSGKSMLAERLPGLLPALDFRAALEVTAVHSVAGVLPVGRPLVTRPPFRNPHHSATPAALIGSGSPAIRPGLASQAHHGVLFLDESPEFGRSSLDALRQPLESGLIEVARARATTRFPARFLLVLAANPCPCSRARGPRDARCDCPSTVRRRYLARLSGPLLDRIDIQVQLNSPSRAELKADRGHATSSRTIAERVARARSAMEKRFAGTPWRRNSDVPGPAWRHRWPLLPEATRLADRAFDRGLLTARGLDRVFRVAWTIADLAEVERPGAAEVGLALDLRLPGWSA